In Nitrospirota bacterium, the following proteins share a genomic window:
- a CDS encoding regulator: MKRASSLLLVSIIFHFFLSCSSSSPNPSSNLNRKNSVKPVWTNYQINAGVHAIAFEDHYIWVGTEQGVLLYDIQQEKIVKKINNQNGLLSNDVTSIDIDPEGNKWIGTHGGGLVLIGGGVKGRIKKIYNAPTLADPFVYKTVFDAQGRLWVATWKGVSLFDGKVWKKFTKEDGLIDNWVYSLGIDQTGTLWFGTEGGVNSFDGKTWQTFTHKEGLGAELKDIPEFEKIVNASRHHASTPGKEAEGYNPNYVLSLAIDHEGTKWFGTWGAGLSRFDGKVWKNFTAKDGLPGNFVADIFVDSDDGIWIGTEGGVGYFNGKEWNKYTRNDGLVDDSVFTITRDKRGSKWFGTMDGLSKLEGFVPNL, translated from the coding sequence GTGAAGCGCGCATCTTCTTTATTACTTGTTTCGATCATATTTCATTTTTTTCTTTCCTGTTCGTCCTCCTCTCCAAACCCGTCTTCAAATTTAAACCGTAAAAATTCAGTAAAACCTGTCTGGACCAATTATCAAATTAACGCCGGCGTTCACGCCATTGCCTTCGAAGACCATTATATTTGGGTGGGAACTGAACAGGGGGTTCTCCTCTATGACATCCAGCAGGAGAAAATCGTCAAAAAGATTAACAACCAAAACGGATTGCTCTCAAATGATGTAACCTCCATTGATATTGACCCGGAAGGAAACAAATGGATCGGTACCCATGGCGGAGGATTGGTCTTAATAGGCGGGGGCGTTAAAGGGAGGATAAAAAAAATTTATAATGCGCCGACCTTAGCCGATCCTTTTGTTTATAAAACGGTCTTTGATGCGCAAGGGCGTTTGTGGGTAGCGACGTGGAAAGGGGTTAGTTTATTTGACGGGAAAGTCTGGAAAAAGTTCACCAAAGAAGATGGTTTAATAGACAATTGGGTCTATTCCCTGGGAATTGATCAAACCGGAACCCTTTGGTTCGGAACCGAAGGCGGCGTTAACTCCTTCGACGGGAAAACCTGGCAGACGTTTACGCATAAAGAAGGTCTGGGAGCCGAATTAAAGGATATTCCCGAGTTTGAGAAAATTGTGAACGCGAGCCGCCATCATGCCTCAACCCCCGGTAAAGAAGCCGAAGGGTATAACCCCAATTATGTTCTCTCCCTGGCGATAGACCATGAGGGAACAAAGTGGTTTGGAACCTGGGGCGCCGGTTTATCACGGTTTGACGGCAAAGTTTGGAAAAACTTCACGGCAAAAGACGGGCTTCCGGGAAATTTTGTGGCCGATATTTTCGTCGATTCAGATGACGGAATTTGGATCGGCACTGAAGGGGGAGTGGGATATTTCAATGGGAAAGAATGGAATAAATATACCCGGAATGACGGTTTAGTTGATGACTCCGTTTTCACGATTACCCGGGATAAAAGAGGGTCTAAGTGGTTTGGAACCATGGATGGGCTGAGTAAATTAGAGGGTTTTGTTCCTAATTTATAG